A single genomic interval of Candidatus Sulfotelmatobacter sp. harbors:
- a CDS encoding Fic family protein: MESVGQLTSRIDMLAALVRAAPPAAALRDVYAALRLEELVGSARLAGARLDQTEVRVLLDRGRALGGHPLEAYLTVRGYAEAAAWAVRRAARLAPITTEDLRTLHRLATRGLAEDPGVWRTRTVPPLPDGTVPPPHWLVTFETETYVGRLALDADAPAPLAVARALARLVRLQPFATGNGRVARLVANVLLARRRLPPLVLDARARRGYRAAVHEALGGDATPLARIVARSVIGGLERMRDAIEAPAGLAPLAELVAPEELQATYKAAQRGRLRVVRKEGRLLSTADWVAQARASRRVPTARRYR; the protein is encoded by the coding sequence ATGGAAAGCGTTGGACAGCTGACTTCCCGCATCGACATGCTCGCGGCACTGGTGCGGGCCGCGCCACCCGCGGCCGCGTTGCGCGACGTCTACGCCGCGCTGCGCCTGGAGGAGCTCGTCGGCTCCGCCCGGTTGGCCGGTGCCCGGCTCGACCAGACGGAGGTGCGCGTGCTGCTCGACCGCGGCCGGGCGCTGGGCGGGCACCCGCTCGAGGCCTACCTCACCGTCCGCGGCTACGCCGAGGCCGCCGCCTGGGCCGTCCGCCGCGCCGCCCGGTTGGCCCCGATCACGACCGAGGACCTGCGTACCCTCCATCGCCTGGCCACCCGCGGGCTGGCCGAAGACCCGGGCGTCTGGCGGACGCGGACCGTCCCGCCGTTGCCCGACGGCACCGTCCCGCCGCCGCACTGGCTGGTGACCTTCGAGACCGAGACCTACGTCGGGCGGCTCGCCCTCGACGCCGACGCCCCGGCGCCGCTGGCGGTCGCCCGTGCGCTTGCTCGCTTGGTCCGCTTGCAGCCGTTCGCGACCGGCAACGGCCGCGTCGCCCGGCTGGTCGCGAACGTGCTGCTGGCGCGGCGCCGGCTGCCGCCGCTGGTCCTGGACGCGCGCGCCCGGCGCGGCTACCGCGCCGCCGTCCACGAGGCGCTAGGCGGCGATGCGACCCCGCTGGCCCGGATCGTCGCGCGCTCGGTCATCGGCGGACTCGAGCGGATGCGCGATGCGATCGAGGCGCCGGCCGGACTGGCGCCGCTGGCCGAGCTGGTCGCGCCCGAGGAGCTGCAGGCTACCTACAAAGCCGCGCAGCGCGGGCGGCTGCGCGTGGTGCGCAAGGAGGGACGTTTGCTCTCCACGGCCGATTGGGTGGCTCAAGCACGGGCCTCACGGCGTGTGCCGACCGCCCGACGCTACCGATAG